A window of the Gossypium arboreum isolate Shixiya-1 chromosome 2, ASM2569848v2, whole genome shotgun sequence genome harbors these coding sequences:
- the LOC108463517 gene encoding delta-1-pyrroline-5-carboxylate synthase-like isoform X1 codes for MDPSRAFVTNVKRLIVKVGTAVVTRGDGRLAVGRLGALCEQLKELNSQGYEIVLVTSGAVGLGLQRLRYRKLVNSSLADLQNAQFELDGKACAAVGQSSLMALYDTLFSQLDVTSSQYLVTDTEFRDTSFRKQLSETVKSLLSLKVIPIFNENDAVSTRRAPYEDSSGIFWDNDSLAGLLAMELKADLLVMLSDVEGLYSGPPSDPNSKLIHTYIKEKHQCEITFGDKSRLGRGGMTAKVNAAVCAAYAGIPSIITSGYATDNIIKVLQGKCVGTLFHRDAHLWTLVKELGVREMAVTARECSRRLQAMNSEGRRKILLDIADALEANESLIKIENEADVTAAQDDGYEKSLISRLSLKPGKISGLAKSIRVLADMEDPIGQVLKRTELADGLILEKTSSPLGVLLVVFESRPDALVQIASLAVKSGNGLLLKGGKEAKRSNAILHKVITSAIPENIGEKLIGLVASREDIPNLLKLDDVIDLVIPRGSNKLVTQIKNSTKIPVLGHADGICHVYVDKSAKVDMAKQIVRDAKIDYPAACNAMVYSVPIGSQETLLLHKDLSSNGLLNELVSDLRHEGVTLYGGPRASSLLNIPETCSFHHEYSSMACTIEIVDDVQAAINHIHQHGSSHTDCIITENHEVAETFLHGVDSAAVFHNASTRFCDGARFGLGAEVGISTSRIHARGPVGVEGLLTTRWILRGSGQVVDGDKGVIYTHKDLPLQTPLYI; via the exons ATGGATCCTTCTCGTGCTTTTGTCACAAATGTCAAGCGGCTCATTGTTAAG gtAGGAACAGCTGTTGTGACTCGAGGTGATGGAAGATTAGCGGTGGGTAGACTCGGTGCTTTATGTGAACAG CTCAAGGAACTAAATTCTCAAGGTTATGAGATAGTGCTGGTCACTTCAGGTGCTGTTGGTCTTGGTCTTCAAAGGCTTAGGTATAGAAAATTGGTCAACAGCAG CTTGGCTGATCTTCAAAATGCACAATTTGAACTTGATGGCAAAGCTTGTGCAGCTGTTGGGCAAAGCAGTTTAATGGCTCTATATGACACCTTGTTTAGCCAG CTTGATGTTACTTCTTCACAATATCTTGTAACCGACACTGAATTTAGGGACACTAGTTTCAGAAAACAGTTGTCTGAAACAGTGAAATCTTTGTTGTCTTTGAAAGTAATCCCTATTTTTAATGAGAATGATGCAGTCAGCACTCGAAGAGCGCCTTACGAG gATTCGTCGGGTATATTTTGGGACAATGATAGTCTTGCCGGCCTTTTAGCTATGGAACTAAAAGCTGATCTCCTTGTTATGCTGAGCGACGTGGAGGGGCTTTATAGCGGTCCTCCAAGTGACCCGAACTCGAAACTGATTCATACGTATATAAAAGAGAAACATCAATGTGAAATTACGTTTGGAGATAAGTCTAGGCTTGGTAGGGGTGGTATGACTGCAAAGGTTAATGCAGCTGTCTGTGCAGCTTATGCCGGTATTCCTTCTATTATTACGAG TGGCTATGCCACTGATAACATTATAAAGGTACTTCAAGGGAAGTGTGTCGGGACTCTGTTTCATCGAGATGCACATTTATGGACTTTGGTTAAAGAACTCGGTGTACGCGAGATGGCAGTTACGGCAAGGGAATGTTCGAGACGACTTCAGGCAATGAACTCTGAAGGTCGGAGGAAGATTTTGCTCGACATTGCCGATGCCCTCGAGGCTAATGAGAGTCTAATTAAGATTGAAAACGAAGCTGATGTTACCGCTGCTCAGGATGATGGATACGAGAAGTCATTGATATCTCGTTTGTCGTTGAAACCCGGAAAG ATATCCGGTCTTGCGAAATCAATTCGTGTACTTGCCGACATGGAAGATCCTATCGGCCAAGTTTTAAAGAGAACAGAG CTTGCAGATGGACTCATCTTGGAGAAAACATCTTCTCCTCTCGGTGTACTGTTGGTCGTATTCGAGTCTCGACCCGATGCTCTTGTTCAG ATTGCTTCATTAGCCGTTAAAAGTGGGAATGGCCTATTGCTCAAAGGTGGCAAAGAAGCTAAGAGGTCTAATGCAATCTTGCACAAG GTGATTACTTCGGCCATCCCAGAAAATATCGGAGAAAAACTCATTGGACTAGTGGCTTCAAGAGAGGATATTCCCAATTTACTTAAG CTTGATGATGTGATAGATCTTGTCATCCCCAGAGGCAGCAATAAACTTGTTACTCAAATTAAGAATTCGACCAAAATCCCTGTTCTTGGTCATGCTG ATGGAATTTGCCATGTTTATGTGGACAAATCTGCTAAGGTGGATATGGCTAAACAGATTGTTCGTGATGCAAAGATAGATTATCCTGCAGCATGTAATGCTAtg GTTTATTCGGTTCCCATCGGTTCTCAGGAAACTCTTCTGCTACACAAGGATTTATCGAGTAACGGTTTACTCAATGAACTCGTTTCGGATCTCCGACATGAAGGTGTTACACTTTATGGTGGACCGAGAGCAAGTTCGTTGTTAAACATACCGGAGACTTGTTCATTTCATCACGAATACAGCTCGATGGCTTGCACAATCGAGATCGTGGACGATGTCCAAGCTGCTATCAATCATATACATCAACATGGAAG TTCTCACACTGATTGCATTATCACTGAAAATCATGAAGTTGCTGAAACTTTCTTACATGGAGTCGACAG TGCTGCTGTATTTCATAATGCAAGCACTCGGTTTTGTGACGGAGCACGATTCGGACTCGGTGCCGAG GTTGGAATAAGTACCAGTAGAATTCATGCTCGTGGTCCGGTCGGAGTCGAAGGATTGTTAACAACTCGATG GATTTTGAGAGGCAGTGGGCAGGTAGTAGATGGTGACAAAGGGGTTATTTACACACACAAGGATCTTCCCCTTCAAACTCCATTATACATTTAA
- the LOC108463517 gene encoding delta-1-pyrroline-5-carboxylate synthase-like isoform X2, which translates to MDPSRAFVTNVKRLIVKVGTAVVTRGDGRLAVGRLGALCEQLKELNSQGYEIVLVTSGAVGLGLQRLRYRKLVNSSLADLQNAQFELDGKACAAVGQSSLMALYDTLFSQLDVTSSQYLVTDTEFRDTSFRKQLSETVKSLLSLKVIPIFNENDAVSTRRAPYEDSSGIFWDNDSLAGLLAMELKADLLVMLSDVEGLYSGPPSDPNSKLIHTYIKEKHQCEITFGDKSRLGRGGMTAKVNAAVCAAYAGIPSIITSGYATDNIIKVLQGKCVGTLFHRDAHLWTLVKELGVREMAVTARECSRRLQAMNSEGRRKILLDIADALEANESLIKIENEADVTAAQDDGYEKSLISRLSLKPGKISGLAKSIRVLADMEDPIGQVLKRTELADGLILEKTSSPLGVLLVVFESRPDALVQIASLAVKSGNGLLLKGGKEAKRSNAILHKVITSAIPENIGEKLIGLVASREDIPNLLKLDDVIDLVIPRGSNKLVTQIKNSTKIPVLGHADGICHVYVDKSAKVDMAKQIVRDAKIDYPAACNAMETLLLHKDLSSNGLLNELVSDLRHEGVTLYGGPRASSLLNIPETCSFHHEYSSMACTIEIVDDVQAAINHIHQHGSSHTDCIITENHEVAETFLHGVDSAAVFHNASTRFCDGARFGLGAEVGISTSRIHARGPVGVEGLLTTRWILRGSGQVVDGDKGVIYTHKDLPLQTPLYI; encoded by the exons ATGGATCCTTCTCGTGCTTTTGTCACAAATGTCAAGCGGCTCATTGTTAAG gtAGGAACAGCTGTTGTGACTCGAGGTGATGGAAGATTAGCGGTGGGTAGACTCGGTGCTTTATGTGAACAG CTCAAGGAACTAAATTCTCAAGGTTATGAGATAGTGCTGGTCACTTCAGGTGCTGTTGGTCTTGGTCTTCAAAGGCTTAGGTATAGAAAATTGGTCAACAGCAG CTTGGCTGATCTTCAAAATGCACAATTTGAACTTGATGGCAAAGCTTGTGCAGCTGTTGGGCAAAGCAGTTTAATGGCTCTATATGACACCTTGTTTAGCCAG CTTGATGTTACTTCTTCACAATATCTTGTAACCGACACTGAATTTAGGGACACTAGTTTCAGAAAACAGTTGTCTGAAACAGTGAAATCTTTGTTGTCTTTGAAAGTAATCCCTATTTTTAATGAGAATGATGCAGTCAGCACTCGAAGAGCGCCTTACGAG gATTCGTCGGGTATATTTTGGGACAATGATAGTCTTGCCGGCCTTTTAGCTATGGAACTAAAAGCTGATCTCCTTGTTATGCTGAGCGACGTGGAGGGGCTTTATAGCGGTCCTCCAAGTGACCCGAACTCGAAACTGATTCATACGTATATAAAAGAGAAACATCAATGTGAAATTACGTTTGGAGATAAGTCTAGGCTTGGTAGGGGTGGTATGACTGCAAAGGTTAATGCAGCTGTCTGTGCAGCTTATGCCGGTATTCCTTCTATTATTACGAG TGGCTATGCCACTGATAACATTATAAAGGTACTTCAAGGGAAGTGTGTCGGGACTCTGTTTCATCGAGATGCACATTTATGGACTTTGGTTAAAGAACTCGGTGTACGCGAGATGGCAGTTACGGCAAGGGAATGTTCGAGACGACTTCAGGCAATGAACTCTGAAGGTCGGAGGAAGATTTTGCTCGACATTGCCGATGCCCTCGAGGCTAATGAGAGTCTAATTAAGATTGAAAACGAAGCTGATGTTACCGCTGCTCAGGATGATGGATACGAGAAGTCATTGATATCTCGTTTGTCGTTGAAACCCGGAAAG ATATCCGGTCTTGCGAAATCAATTCGTGTACTTGCCGACATGGAAGATCCTATCGGCCAAGTTTTAAAGAGAACAGAG CTTGCAGATGGACTCATCTTGGAGAAAACATCTTCTCCTCTCGGTGTACTGTTGGTCGTATTCGAGTCTCGACCCGATGCTCTTGTTCAG ATTGCTTCATTAGCCGTTAAAAGTGGGAATGGCCTATTGCTCAAAGGTGGCAAAGAAGCTAAGAGGTCTAATGCAATCTTGCACAAG GTGATTACTTCGGCCATCCCAGAAAATATCGGAGAAAAACTCATTGGACTAGTGGCTTCAAGAGAGGATATTCCCAATTTACTTAAG CTTGATGATGTGATAGATCTTGTCATCCCCAGAGGCAGCAATAAACTTGTTACTCAAATTAAGAATTCGACCAAAATCCCTGTTCTTGGTCATGCTG ATGGAATTTGCCATGTTTATGTGGACAAATCTGCTAAGGTGGATATGGCTAAACAGATTGTTCGTGATGCAAAGATAGATTATCCTGCAGCATGTAATGCTAtg GAAACTCTTCTGCTACACAAGGATTTATCGAGTAACGGTTTACTCAATGAACTCGTTTCGGATCTCCGACATGAAGGTGTTACACTTTATGGTGGACCGAGAGCAAGTTCGTTGTTAAACATACCGGAGACTTGTTCATTTCATCACGAATACAGCTCGATGGCTTGCACAATCGAGATCGTGGACGATGTCCAAGCTGCTATCAATCATATACATCAACATGGAAG TTCTCACACTGATTGCATTATCACTGAAAATCATGAAGTTGCTGAAACTTTCTTACATGGAGTCGACAG TGCTGCTGTATTTCATAATGCAAGCACTCGGTTTTGTGACGGAGCACGATTCGGACTCGGTGCCGAG GTTGGAATAAGTACCAGTAGAATTCATGCTCGTGGTCCGGTCGGAGTCGAAGGATTGTTAACAACTCGATG GATTTTGAGAGGCAGTGGGCAGGTAGTAGATGGTGACAAAGGGGTTATTTACACACACAAGGATCTTCCCCTTCAAACTCCATTATACATTTAA